In Aspergillus flavus chromosome 3, complete sequence, one genomic interval encodes:
- a CDS encoding serine carboxypeptidase, whose amino-acid sequence MNIAAIYSFIYSLWAVPTFLFPHTIRVSINRSQYEVHSFPNTSLPLSWAGRLPVPETPAGNSLFFWLFEAEDRTYDENLIIWFNGGPGCSSLIGLTTGNGPVSFDGNSTRLIQNPYSWTKLGHVLYVDQPVGTGYSTASNPYPVPDNDRVTSDFYKWLRNFFTLFPHLRSKQVHMIGESWAGIYIPYFASAIVQGQDSFPINLRSISIGDGTIGNAAAMSTITIGSFMRSQKDILQVPNDILSVFAEAEKTCGFDHILQAADQYPPKGKIRIPGYPENRNYKRHQHLDVRNLVDETCNIEPTTPDMVRTSILNSTCYGPCATFATAFDYLGAMSASGAGKQCHDIYDTHNDCDTIDPLDLLASYFSRADVQVSLNLLSAAAGKDNQENSPATPSPMNFAPCNSTILTTLLSSSSPVAPAYSILPDLVTTHKIPLHIYSGENDFLLNHFGTELSLQNMTWNGAQGFSQKPNRPFFSDNAAPTHSCDKENTTETCGVEVGVWGSERGVTYHLFWGAGHSVFGKKPREMFAYVRDVVVAG is encoded by the exons ATGAACATCGCAGCAATATATTCCtttatatattctctatGGGCGGTCCCTACCTTCCTTTTCCCACATACAATCAGAGTGTCTATCAACAGATCTCAATATGAGGTCCATTCGTTCCCTAATACTTCCTTGCCGCTTAGCTGGGCTGGCCGACTCCCTGTGCCTGAAACGCCTGCAGGCAATTCATTGTTCTTTTGGCTTTTCGAGGCCGAAGATCGTACGTACGATGAGAACCTCATAA TCTGGTTCAATGGAGGCCCCGGCTGTTCGTCCCTTATAGGGCTAACGACAGGAAATGGACCGGTCTCCTTTGACGGCAACTCCACTCGCCTCATCCAGAACCCATATTCGTGGACCAAGCTAGGCCACGTCCTCTACGTCGACCAGCCGGTAGGAACGGGATATTCGACTGCGAGTAACCCTTATCCTGTCCCAGACAACGACCGCGTAACATCCGACTTCTACAAATGGCTCCGGAATTTCTTCACTCTGTTCCCTCACCTTCGCTCGAAACAGGTCCATATGATCGGAGAATCATGGGCCGGAATCTACATCCCCTACTTTGCCTCCGCCATTGTGCAAGGGCAGGACTCGTTCCCCATCAACCTCCGGTCCATCTCCATCGGCGACGGTACCATCGGCAACGCTGCCGCTAtgtccaccatcaccatcggGTCGTTCATGCGTTCCCAGAAAGACATCCTCCAGGTACCCAATGACATCCTATCTGTCTTtgcagaagcagagaaaaCATGTGGATTCGACCACATCCTCCAAGCAGCAGACCAATACCCTCCCAAGGGCAAGATTCGCATCCCCGGATATCCAGAAAACAGGAACTACAAACGCCACCAGCACCTCGATGTTCGCAATTTAGTAGACGAAACATGCAATATCGAGCCCACTACGCCCGACATGGTCAGGACATCCATCTTGAATTCCACCTGCTACGGACCCTGTGCGACCTTCGCCACGGCATTCGATTACTTGGGCGCCATGTCTGCCTCGGGCGCAGGCAAACAGTGTCACGATATCTACGACACTCACAATGACTGTGATACCATCGACCCCCTTGATTTACTCGCCTCATACTTCAGCCGAGCAGATGTTCAAGTCTCATTGAACCTGCTTTCCGCCGCAGCAGGGAAGGACAACCAGGAAAACAGTCCTGCTACTCCCTCCCCAATGAACTTCGCCCCCTGCAACAGCACCATCCTGACTACTCTTCTATCAAGCTCATCCCCCGTGGCCCCGGCATACTCTATCCTTCCTGATCTTGTCACAACCCATAAAATCCCCCTCCACATCTACTCCGGCGAGAACGACTTTCTCCTCAACCATTTCGGCACCGAGCTGAGTCTCCAGAATATGACATGGAATGGAGCACAAGGGTTCTCCCAGAAACCTAACCGACCGTTTTTCAGCGATAATGCTGCACCCACCCATTCCTGTGACAAGGAGAATACAACAGAAACGTGTGGTGTTGAGGTGGGCGTCTGGGGGTCAGAACGCGGGGTGACTTATCATCTCTTTTGGGGCGCAGGGCACAGTGTGTTTGGTAAGAAGCCACGCGAGATGTTTGCTTATGTGcgtgatgttgttgttgcagGTTGA
- a CDS encoding cell morphogenesis protein Sog2 — protein sequence MLSTMTRPEDSIRMPHSYRGDVDEEDASRRIPELNILSSSSSSSSLSSSNTEVLAKSEDETTLVNGSAGDRVSSVGKPHTGPRLLSPDETIELARCAVDNGIQETKRSLAGSEAVSDVVKPKLTIDLGHSNIVRIPEPVVDIIKDEVERLSLSGNQLFHIPYRFAECSHLRYLNIRANNFREFPKGVYKLPLLEILDLSRNKISQLPEEIKKLSSLRVLSVMQNRLDDLPLGVSDMNKLQILKVAGNPLRNPLRELLETSETDIAPSTMTDNEKEVAVTAELKRFLKNKQLSTTPENEKGNDASEAIWDTPKPVKRGISSRFPVIPSTGDISCDPKSPSLSRPPPIPLKSHYRIASGQGIAFNSILPRPGTFIPGVNERNRSNSEGIIQASIAARSKRMGVIRKNADLGRLDETQAYRNSHLRGLSHGSILRPRAPGAAGSNSSSPSSPRERRRLKDSFVNRMSSLPEHKCERKARESIIECGKGVLFALFQVQSHVYALINVIKRDDTRRNSLEIVFYNASTHVDRLNDALEYAENAQLDDADLVRLSNEAVKRECETCIMAYTHVGTQLRNSLGKIVANADSRYVRSLMLMIYSSIIELRNACVSLGVPLHTCKRLSSTKPPIPEINREMVASDRLTASTVTPTRGRAPSLSVRRYRSDTTIQHPQILTSGPLQTASNFHSAISSPGFVSTPFSYAARSRSSSRSNHINTSIPSSLATPRSGESFPPMPSTVVPRINPLTGLDEIEEERTFERIFHQLTTAYSAALQALPQTRRQFVRCLELAEQTRESEGIQMLWHNLIRRCRVCLEVSEALGLRLTNMKIKEPGGGMRNQREFWQLCKAFMQSFVDLVTDMREVKSMHLLPSEIVMFLRPVQRASREAGRLIEGSPWSYLADMTSGNAPANIYGPPLQSQHSQHQISTSLSPQSVTLPATPLSAALGPAAQATVPSTPASAYSDKFFEGDVFQRADSLLSMPNQAPFFSRR from the exons ATGCTTTCCACTATGACACGCCCAGAGGATTCGATCCGAATGCCTCACTCATACCGTGGTGAcgttgacgaggaagatgcgAGCAGGCGAATCCCGGAACttaatattctttcttcttcctcttcttcgtcgtcgttGTCTTCATCCAATACTGAGGTGCTAGCAAAAAGTGAAGATGAAACAACGCTCGTAAATGGATCTGCGGGTGACAGGGTTAGCAGTGTTGGCAAACCTCACACAGGGCCTCGACTTCTCTCGCCCGACGAGACTATTGAACTTGCTCGTTGCGCCGTGGACAATGGGATCCAAGAAACGAAACGCTCTTTGGCAGGGAGTGAAGCAGTCAGTGATGTCGTGAAACCAAAATTGACTATCGACCTGGGCCATTCGAACATTGTTCGTATTCCGGAACCAGTGGTGGACATAATCAAAGATGAAGTCGAGCG ACTCTCTTTATCAGGGAATCAACTGTTTCACATTCCGTATCGTTTTGCAGAGTGTTCTCATCTTCGGTACCTTAATATTAGAGCGAACAACTTCCGTGAATTTCCCAAGGGT GTTTACAAATTGCCGCTCCTCGAAATCTTGGATCTCAGCCGTAACAAGATTAGCCAACTCCCcgaagaaataaagaaactgAGTTCTTTACGGGTTCTGTCTGTGATGCAGAACCGCCTTGATGATCTGCCCCTTGGGGTCTCTGACATGAATAAGCTTCAGATCCTGAAGGTTGCTGGAAACCCCCTGCGGAACCCGCTACGAGAGCTCTTAGAGACTTCAGAAACAGATATTGCACCCTCCACTATGACAGATAACGAAAAAGAGGTCGCGGTAACTGCAGAGCTAAAACGATTtctgaagaacaagcagcTTAGCACGACACCAGAGAATGAAAAGGGCAACGATGCAAG TGAAGCAATTTGGGACACTCCTAAACCCGTCAAACGTGGAATAAGCAGTCGCTTCCCGGTCATCCCAAGTACAGGCGACATCTCTTGTGATCCTAAATCACCGTCACTATCGCGGCCTCCACCAATTCCACTTAAATCCCATTACCGCATTGCCTCAGGCCAGGGCATAGCTTTCAACAGTATCCTCCCACGACCTGGCACATTCATCCCTGGTGTCAATGAACGCAATCGGAGTAACAGTGAGGGTATCATCCAGGCATCCATTGCCGCGCGAAGTAAACGGATGGGAGTCATCAGGAAAAATGCCGATCTTGGGAGATTGGATGAGACCCAGGCGTATCGAAACAGTCACCTTCGTGGTCTCAGCCATGGATCGATCCTTCGCCCAAGAGCACCGGGCGCGGCAGGCAGTAACTCGTCCAGCCCAAGCAGCCCAAGGGAGCGTAGGCGCTTGAAGGATAGTTTTGTAAACCGGATGTCAAGCCTGCCGGAACACAAGtgtgaaagaaaagcaagggaATCGATTATCGAGTGTGGAAAGGGGGTCTTGTTTGCCCTTTTTCAGGTTCAGTCTCATGTATATGCTCTGATCAACGTGATCAAACGCGATGATACCCGGCGAAACAGTCTCGAGATAGTCTTTTATAACGCTTCTACTCACGTTGACCGACTCAACGATGCTCTTGAGTATGCGGAAAATGCTCAACTGGATGATGCTGACTTGGTACGCCTATCCAATGAAGCAGTCAAAAGGGAATGCGAGACGTGTATCATGGCATACACTCACGTTGGCACGCAGCTACGCAATAGCCTTGGCAAGATTGTCGCCAATGCAGATTCACGCTATGTACGTTCGCTGATGCTAATGATCTACAGCAGCATCATTGAGCTTCGCAATGCTTGTGTGAGCCTCGGTGTTCCGCTGCACACTTGCAAACGTCTTTCTTCCACCAAACCGCCTATACCGGAAATAAACAGAGAGATGGTGGCATCAGATAGACTCACTGCATCAACAGTGACCCCAACTAGAGGCAGGGCGCCGTCTCTCTCGGTGCGTCGCTACCGGAGTGACACCACTATCCAGCACCCTCAGATTCTTACTAGTGGGCCATTACAGACAGCATCCAATTTCCACTCTGCGATTAGCTCACCTGGGTTTGTCTCTACTCCATTCAGTTACGCAGCACGAAGTCGATCAAGTAGTCGGTCAAACCACATAAACACATCGATACCCTCATCCCTTGCGACTCCCCGTTCCGGCGAGTCCTTCCCTCCAATGCCTAGTACAGTTGTACCTAGGATTAACCCCTTGACTGGCTTGGATgaaatcgaagaagagcgaACATTCGAACGGATCTTTCATCAGCTCACTACCGCATATAGTGCCGCTCTACAGGCATTGCCTCAGACGCGCCGTCAATTTGTCCGATGTCTTGAATTAGCAGAACAAACCCGAGAATCCGAAGGTATCCAGATGCTCTGGCACAACCTCATTCGGCGATGTCGCGTGTGCCTGGAAGTATCTGAGGCACTTGGACTCCGTCTTACCAATATGAAGATAAAGGAACCCGGTGGCGGCATGCGCAACCAGCGCGAGTTCTGGCAGTTATGCAAGGCATTCATGCAATCATTCGTTGATCTTGTGACAGACATGCGTGAAGTCAAGAGCatgcatcttcttccttctgagATCGTCATGTTCCTTCGTCCGGTACAGAGGGCCAGTCGAGAAGCCGGTCGGCTGATCGAGGGTTCTCCTTGGTCATACCTCGCAGACATGACATCTGGAAACGCACCAGCAAACATTTACGGGCCCCCTTTACAGTCACAACATTCACAACATCAGATCAGTACAAGCCTGTCACCACAGTCTGTTACTCTTCCTGCAACACCATTGAGTGCTGCTCTTGGTCCAGCCGCTCAGGCCACGGTGCCATCCACCCCTGCAAGTGCGTACAGTGACAAATTTTTCGAGGGAGACGTGTTTCAGAGGGCCGACTCTCTACTTTCCATGCCTAACCAGGCACCATTTTTCAGTCGTCGGTGA
- a CDS encoding mitochondrial 37S ribosomal protein mS23 has product MGKYNLTALRVRQTALRQKEAGKTHQIPKWIDVVRDIPPAQVLVRNQQQQHQLVRQRLKTLPGASKPQVVFEVQEKRVKPKKASRMFLPTEIKYEEDLLRKEFFRDHPWELARPRVVLESTGKDYENYDWSRLQQPGKRLDGESVVQRQLWLLNNVPDMTKSTAYDIARREFYRLRLQEDIERRVAAEEAEATGATFGPTRLELGMELENQEYERWKVWAKSEAQVQEQRAAAFTGAPEIPSTEDSLGLEEGVEEKQPQQA; this is encoded by the exons ATGGGCAAATACAATCTCACAGCTCTCCGAGTCCGACAGACGGCGCTCCGACAGAAGGAAGCCGGTAAGACTCACCAAATCCCGAAATGGATTGATGTTGTGCGCGATATACCCCCCGCTCAGGTCCTCGTGCGGaaccagcaacagcagcaccaGCTTGTTCGACAACGTCTGAAAACGCTTCCCGGAGCCTCGAAGCCGCAGGTCGTTTTTGAAGTTCAAGAGAAGCGTGTGAAGCCGAAAAAAGCCAGTCGTATGTTCCTGCCCACCGAGATCAAGTACGAAGAGGACCTGCTACGAAAGGAGTTTTTCCGTGATCACCCCTGGGAGCTTGCGAGACCCCGAGTTGTGCTTGAAAGTACCGGAAAGGATTATGAAAACTATGACTGGAGCCGGCTCCAGCAACCAGGCAAGCGATTGGATGGTGAGag TGTCGTCCAGCGTCAGCTCTGGCTCCTTAACAATGTTCCCGATATGACCAAGAGTACTGCTTATGATATTGCGCGCCGTGAATTCTATCGTCTGCGTCTccaggaagatattgaacgGCGAGTCgctgccgaagaagccgaagccacAGGTGCTACATTCGGACCTACTCGTCTTGAACTCGGCATGGAACTTGAAAACCAAGAATACGAACGCTGGAAGGTATGGGCTAAATCGGAAGCCCAGGTCCAGGAACAGAGGGCAGCAGCATTCACCGGTGCTCCGGAGATCCCAAGTACCGAAGATAGCTTGGGGCTAGAGGAAGGGGTTGAAGAGAAGCAGCCTCAGCAGGCATAG